The genomic window GTCGCCTGGATGTGGCCCGTCTCATGCGGGCAGATCCAGACTCCGGTCCAGGCCGGTGGGATTGCCAGGCTCCGTATCCTCGAGAGCGTGGCCTCGTCCTTGACGGTCCTACCCGCCGGGTCGAGGTAGCGGAAACCCTTCCCCGCTCGCTTCCGCGATATCCCAGGGCGCGTGTCCGACGAATAACGCAGGCCGGCGGCCCGAGCCACATCCTTCGGGTCCACTTCCAACGCCTTGCTGGAGCCGTTGCTGCGCACGCCCATGGCCTCCCGTGAGGCAAATGGAATGCCCATCCGCGACGGTTCTGGCCGTTGCAGTGCTAAGCTTCACGGGCCCATGGCCTCCGGGCCCGCCCCCCTGCCCGGTTGCGTCGACGGCATGGTAAATGCAATAAGGGTCGACGTCACGACCGAGCAGGGCGTGAATGGACCACATGTTCCATGAAATCGACACGAGCGGACGGCTTCGACGGAGAACCCAATGAGAATCTGGCCGGGTAAACCATTCCCCCTCGGTGCGACGTGGGACGGGGCGGGGGTGAACTTCAGCATCTTCGCGGAGAACGCGACGAAGGTGGAGCTCTGCTTGCTCGACGGGCCCGACGCCACGAAGGAGTCGGCCTGCTACACGCTGACGGAGCAGACCGCGCAGGTCTGGCACAGCTACTTCCCCGACATCCTCCCCGGGCAGCTCTACGGCTACCGCATCCACGGCCCCTACGAGCCCCAGAACGGGCACCGCTTCAATCCGCACAAGCTCCTTCTGGATCCTTACGCGAAGGCGATCGGCCGTGACCTGAAGTGGGACGATTCCCTCTTCGGCTACACCCTGAACAGCCCCGAAGCCGACCTGACCTTCGACGAAAGGGACAGCACGCCCTTCGCGCCGGTCGGCGCCGTCGTGGACACGGCCTTCACCTGGGGCGACGACCGCCCGCCGCTGACCCCCTGGCACAAGACCTTGATCTACGAGGTCCACGTCAAGGGGTTCACCAAGCTCATGCCGGGAGTCCCGGAGAAGGCCCGGGGGACCTACTCGGGCCTGGCCTCGGAGGCCGCGGTCCAGCACCTCCGCGACCTCGGCGTGACCGCCGTGGAGCTGCTGCCGGTCCACTACCACGTGGACGACCGCTTCCTGACCGACAAGGGGAGGGTGAACTACTGGGGCTACAACACCCTGGGCTTCTTCGCGCCCGACCCCCGCTACGCGGTCGATCCCTCGCCGGAGGCGACCATACGCGAATTCAAGATGATGGTCCGCTCGCTGCACGCGGCGGGCATCGAGGTCATCCTCGACGTCGTGTACAACCACACGGCCGAGGGCAACGAACGGGGGCCGACGCTCTCCTTCCGCGGCGTGGACAACGCCTCCCTCTACCGCCTGTCGCCGGACCCGCGCTACTACATGGACTTCACGGGCTGCGGCAACACCTTCAACATGCAGAACCCTCAGGTCCTCCAGATGATCATGGACAGCCTGCGGTACTGGGTGGTGGAGATGCACGTGGACGGCTTCCGCTTCGACCTCGCGAGCACGCTCGCCCGCGAGCTCTACGAGGTGGACCGCCTGGGCGCGTTCTTCGACATCATCCACCAGGACCCGATCCTCTCCCAGGTCAAGCTCATCGCGGAGCCCTGGGACGTCGGGCCGGGCGGCTACCAGGTCGGCTCGTTCCCGGTCCTCTGGACCGAGTGGAACGGCAAGTATCGCGACAACGTCCGGCGGTTCTGGAAGGGCGACGGCGGGACGGTCTCGGAGTTCGCCACGCGCCTGTCGGGGTCCAGCGACCTCTACCTGCACAACGGCCGGGCCCCGTACGCGAGCATCAACTTCATCACCTGCCACGACGGCTTCACGCTCGAGGACCTCGTCTCCTACAACGAGAAGCACAACGAGGCCAACGGCGAGGAGAATCGCGACGGATCCAGCAGCAACGATAGCTGGAACTGCGGCGTCGAGGGGCCGACCGACGACCCCGCCATCCTGGACCTGCGCGACCGCCAGAAGCGGAACCTGATGGCCACCCTGCTGCTCTCGCAGGGCGTGCCGATGCTCCTGGCCGGCGACGAGATCGGCCACACCCAGCAGGGCAACAACAACGCCTACTGCCAGGACAACGAGATCACGTGGCTGAACTGGGAGCTCGACGACCGTCAGAAGAGCTTCCTCGAGTTCACGAAGAAGGTGTGCCAGGTCTTCCGCGAGCACCCGGTCTTCCAGCGACGGCACTTCTTCCAGGGCCGCGCCCTCCGCGGCACCGACATCAAGGACATCTCGTTCCTGGAGCCCTCGGGCAAGGAGATGTCCGACGAGGCCTGGAACGCCGGGTACGTCAAGAGCATGGGGGTGCGACTGGCCGGCGACCTGATCGCGGACGTCGACGAGCGGGGCGAGAAGGTGATCGACGACACCGCGCTCATCCTCCTCAACGCGCACCACGAGCCGATCAAATTCCAGCTCCCGGAGACCACGGAGAACCAGGTCTGGGAATGCGTGCTCGACACCGCCACGGCAAACTGCGAGCCCAGGGTCCTTGCCGCGGGTGACGAGTTGGAGCTCCGGGACCGCTCCATGAGCGTCTTTTTCACCCGGAGGAAGAGCGAGGCCCAGCCGCTCGTCCGCACGGAAGACGAGGCCGTCCGCCGCGAGGCTCGAACGCCCGTGCCGCCGGTCCCGTCCCACAAGCCTCACGTCAGGACCAGCGTCTGACGGAAGACGAGCGGGGGCGTGCAGGCGCCCCCGCTCCGCCGAACCGCAGCCTCGACACCGAGCGGAGAACCATGGCCACCGTGACAGACCCGCCCAGCAGCGACCGCACGCCTCCCCCGGCCCCCCAGGGCGCCGACGCCCCACCCGCACCCGACCACACGGCATACAGCCGCGAGCTCTACCGGGCGGCCCTCGAGGAAATTCGCCGCCGCAGGTCGCTCCCCGACGCGACCTATCGCATGCAGCTCCACGCCGGCTTCACGTTCCGACAGGCCGAGGAGATCGTCCCGTACCTGGCCGAGCTCGGGATCTCCGACGCCTATGCTTCCCCCTACCTGAAGGCCGCCCCGGGCAGCACCCACGGCTACGACATCACCGATCACGAACAGCTCAACCCCGAGATCGGCACGCAGGCCGAGCACGATGCCTGGCTGGACTCGCTGGGGCGGCACGGGATCGGCCTGATCCTCGACGTCGTGCCGAATCACATGGGGATCCTCGGCAACGAGAACCCCTGGTGGAACGACGTCCTGGAGAACGGCCAGGCGTCCATCCACGCGCAAGACTTCGACATCGACTGGGCCGCGCCCACGAGGCCGGAGAATCGCGGACGCGTCCTGCTGCCATTCCTCGGCGACGTCTACGGCGTGACCCTGGAGAAGGGCGAGCTGGTCGTCGGTCGCGACGGCGGCGCGTTCCACGTCCAGTACATGGAGCATCGGTATCCCCTCGACCCGAGATCCTATGCCGCGATCCTCGAGCCGGCCGTCGGGCCGGTCTCGACTGCGCTCGGGGAGGACGCCGAGCCGGTCGTGGAGCTGAAGAGCATCCTGACGGCGCTTCGCAACCTGCCGGAGCACACCGAGACCTCGCCCGGCAAGGTGGCCGAACGCAGGCGCGAGAAGGAGGTGGTGAAGCGGCGACTGGCCACCCTGCTGGAGTCGCAGCCGGTCGTCGTCGGCGCCATCGATGAGTCCCTCCGCGTCCTCAACGGGACGCCCGGCGAGCCGAGGAGCTTCGACGCCCTGGACGCCCTGCTCAGCGTCCAGCCCTACCGCCTCGCCTTCTGGCGCGTGGCGTCGGACGAGATCAACTACCGCAGGTTCTTCGACATCAACACGCTCGTCGCCCTGCGGACGGACCGCGAGGAGGTCATGCGGGCGACGCACCGCATGGTCTTCGACATCGTCACGCGGAAGGGCGCGACGGGCCTTCGCATCGACCACCCCGACGGGCTCCTGGATCCGCAGAGGTACCTGGAACGGCTCCAGCAGGCCTTCGTGCTGATGACGGCACGCCGGCTCCATCTCGACGGCCCGAGATCGTCGGAGGTCACCTGGGACGAGCTGAGGCCCTACCTGTACGACATCGTGCGCCCGGCCCCGGTCGCCAGCATCAACGACCCCAGGCTCTACGTCGTGGTGGAGAAGATCCTCGGCTCCGACGAGCCCTTCCCCGAAGACTGGGTCTCGCACGGGACGTCCGGCTACGACGCGCTGAATCGCATCAACGACCTGTACGTGGACCTGTCCAACTCCGGGGAATTCGCGCGACGCTATCAGGAGTGGATCGAGGATACGACCCCGTACCGGGAGCTCGTGCGCCAGAAGAAGTACCTCATCCTGGAGCACTCCCTCGCCAGCGAGCTCCACGTCCTCTCGTACCAGCTCGAGCGGATCGCGCTCCGCGACCGGCGGTCGCGGGACTTCACCCAGACCGTCCTGCGCCACGCGCTCCGCGAGGTGATCGCGTCGTTCCCCGTCTACCGGAGCTACATCACCGCCAGGAAGGTCCACGACTACGATAAGGACCTCGTCGACCGCGCCGTCCGCTCCGCCAGGCGGAGGAACCCGGTGATCAGCCGCTCGGTCTTCGACTTCCTCCGCGACGTGCTGCTCGGCCGGGTGGGCGCGGCGGACGAGGTTCCCGAGAGCGAATTCGCCCCCGCGGACTTCGCCGGCAAGTTCCAGCAGGTCACGGCCCCGGTCATGGCGAAGGGGCTGGAGGACACGACGTTCTACGTCTACAACCGCCTGCTCTCGCTCAACGAGGTCGGCGGCGAGCCCAATCGCTTCGGCTCCAGCGTGGACTCGCTCCACCGCTGGAATCAGGAACGGGCCTCGCGATTCCCGCACTCGATGACGCCCCTCGCGACTCACGACACGAAGCGCAGCGGCGACGTCCGGGCCCGGATCAACGTCCTCTCCGAGGTCCCGTCCCTGTGGTTCGAGGCCCTGGCCCGCTGGAGCGACCTGAATCGGAAACATCGCACCCTCATCGAGGACCACGAGGCGCCCGATCACAACGAGGAGTACTTCTTCTACCAGAACCTCCTCGGCGCATGGCCGATGGAAGGGCTCACGCCCGAGAACACCGCGTCCTTCGTCGAGCGGGTCCGCGGGTTCATGCAGAAGGCGATCCACGAGGCGAAGGTCCACAGCAGCTGGCAGAATCCCAATCCCGACTACGACCAGGCCGTGGACCAGTTCGTCGCGAAGGTCATCGACCCGTCGCAGAACGCGGAGTTCCTCGACGACTTCGCCGAGCTCCGGGACCTCGTCCGCCGCCACGGCATGATCAACTCGCTGTCCCAGACGCTCCTCAAGCTGGCGATGCCCGGCGTGCCGGACACGTACCAGGGGACGGAACTCTGGGACCTGAGCCTGGTCGACCCGGACAATCGGCGGCCCGTCGATTATGCCCTCCGTGCTCGACTTCTGCGGGAGCTGATCGCCGCACACGACGACCCCCAGGTCGGCCCCGGCCGGCTCGTGCGAGACCTGACATCGAACATGGTCGATGGCCGGATCAAGCTGTATCTCCATTGGCGCGCGCTGCGTGCCCGCCGCGAGCAGCCCGACCTCTTCACGACCGGCGAGTACCGGGGACTCAATCCTCGAGGGGCCAATCAGCAGTCCCTTTTCGCCTTCGTGCGAGCTTCCGGCGATCGGAGGGCCGTCGTCGCCGTGCCCCGGCTCACGACGCGACTCTGCGGGGGGCATCTCCCGCTCGGCGCAGAGAGCTGGGGCGACACCGAAGTCCAGCTCGAGGGGATGGGAAGCGTGACGAGCCTGCGGAACGTCTTCACCGGCGAGACCTTCCCCATCGCCCCGGAGGGCGGGACGGTCCTCAAGGCCGCCGACCTCCTCGCCTCATTCCCCGTGGCACTCCTCGTCGGTTGATCATGACTTGTTCGGCCCGTCGGGCTCGTCCCGACGGGCCGACCTGGCCCGCCTGATCTGCGGGTGGATGTCGAAGTCTTCCGCCTCCACGGCTGCCATCTCGTACAGGTCCGGGCGAGGCGTGCTGGCCCGAGGCGCGAGCACCACGGCGCCGTGGCCGGCCAGTCGCCAGGGGGATGCCGCATCCAGGGGAGGCATGCCGGCCCCGCCATACCGGGGATCCTCGCTGAAGCAGAGCAGCTCCCATTCATGGTCCTCGGGAGGTGCCAGCAGGGGTTCCGAGTTCGACGCGGGGTAGAGGTCGCGTCCCAGGTTCACCAGGATGAGCCGGCAATCCTCATCGCCGGCCGCCGGGTCGTCCCCCCACAGTCGCAGCGCGAAGGCCTCCGGGCCCAGGACGGCTCCTTCGAGCTTCCTCGAGCATTGCGACCGGAAGATCGGGTCCTCCCGACGCAGCGTGAGGAGGTCCTGGAAGAGCAGGAAGGCCGGATGGGAACGGTAGTCGCCGGGCGGATCGAGCCGCGACGCTTCGAAGCTCGTCGACGGGTCGGGGAGCTTCCCCAACATTGCGGGGTGGGTGGTGCTCCGGAAGCCGGAAAGCTCCTCCTGACGCCCCTTGCGGACGATCTCGCGGAGCTCGGGATTGTGGTCGCAGAAGTAGAGGAACGGCCGGCTCGACCCGAGCTCCTGGCCCTGGAAGAGCATGGGCGTCTGGGGTGCCAGGAGCCAGAGGGTGACCATGGCCCGGTACCGCCCCGGGCTCGTCAGCTCCTTGATCCGAGCTCCCGTGGCCGAATTGGCCACCTGGTCATGGTTCTCGAGGTAGGTGATGAACCGGGCGGCATCGATCCCGTAGGTCGGCGTGCCCCGGAGCTTCTGCTGCCACTTGCACAATTGCCCCTGGAACAGGTAGCCCCATTTGACCGCCGAGATCAACTCCTGGGGCGTGCCCCGGTAATCGCAGTAGTAGGCCTCCGCATGGCCGGTTAGCGCGACCCGAGAGGCGTGGTGGAAGTCGTCGTTCCAGACGGCATCGAGCCCGTTGCCACCCTTCTCGACGGGCTTCACCAGCGAAACCTTCTGCCGCTCATCCTCCGCCACCACGAGGATCGTCCGCCGCCCCGCCGCCGCGCGGGCATGGCGGGTGAGCTCGGTCACCACATGGAGCTTCGACGTGTCGTGGATGGCCTGCACGGCGTCCAGCCGGAGGCCGTCCAGGTGGAACTCGTCGATCCAGTAGCCGGCATTCGACACGAAGAATTCGCGGACCGGGGCGCTGCCCTCGCCGTCGAAGTTCAGGGCCTTGCCCCAGCCGGTCGGCCCCCGGTCCGAGTGGACGTAGGTCCCGGAATACGAGTCGTGGTAGTCGCCGTCGGGCCCGAAGTGGTTGTAGACCACGTCCAGCAGGACCCCCAGGCCCAGCCCGTGTGCGCGGTCGACGAACCGTCGCATGTCATCCGGGCTGCCATATCCTCGATAAGGGGCGAAGAGGGAGACGCCGTCGTAGCCCCAACCGAATTTCCCGGCGAACTCGGCGACCGGCATGACCTCGACGGCGGTGATCCCCAACTCCTTGAGCCTCGGCAGCTGACCCGCCGCCGCCGCCCACGTCCCTTCGTCCGTGAACGTGCCGATGTGGAGCTCGTAGAGGACCTGTCCTTCGAGCCTCAGACCGGGCCAGGACTCGTCGCGCCACGCGAACGCACCCGGGTCCACGACCTCGGACGGGCCGTGCGGGCCATCCGGCTGGAAGCGCGACGCCGGGTCGGGGCAGCAGTCGCCGCCATCGAGGCGGTATCGGTAGCGAGTGCCGGCCGTCGCATGAGGTACGAGGCCGGAGTGATACCCGTCCGGCTCCGGCGTCAGCCCCACCTCCGATCCCTGGGAACCGTCCAGCACGACCTCCACCTTGCTGCGAAGCGGAGCCCAGACCCGGAAATGGACGGCTCCTCCCCCCTGCACCTCGGCGCCGATCGGCAGCCGCCGCGGGACGGGGGGAAGCGTCGCATTCGAAGACGAACCATCGGCACTCGAGCCAGCCATCCGGACCACTCCTGGGTATGTATCGCGGCCATTTCGCGGCGAAAGCGGCCGACCGGCGGGGTCCGGCCTGTCTCACGCCCTCCGTCCATTGCAAGTTGCGTTCCCGATTGAGTCAGTCCCGGTCTCCGGAGGTCCCCCGATCTCGCCGCAAGCCTCGACGGCTTGGTCGGGTCGTCGAGCATTCTCATTTCGGAAATTCACAACTGACACAGCGATGTATGCTTTAGTAGGATCAGAAGCCGGGCGCAACGGCCGTGAACTGTTCCGGCCCGAAAGCCTGTTGCTTGCGAGGTACAACGATGTATCAGCGATTGAAGGGGACGCTCTTGCTCGGGCTCGTCTTCGCGGCGCTCCCCGCCGGCACGGCCCGCGCCCAGTGGGGCATGCCGGGCGGGATGATGGGCTGGGAGTGGATGGGTTTCGGGGTCGGCACGGCGCAGGGTGACATCGCCCGGGGCGAGGGCATGTTCCTGATGGGGGCCGGGATCTACAACCAGTTGACGGCCGAGGCGGAGGCGCTGAACACCGAGACCGTCATGCGCTGGAACGAGTATGTCCACGAAGCCCAGGCCAACGCCAATCGCCTGAGAGCGGAGCGCAGGGCGGGCGAGCGGGAGCGGACCAAGGCGGCGATCGACGCCAGGCTGGCCCGGCTCCGCGACAACCCGGAGCCCCGCGACATCAACCAGGGAGACGCCCTGAACGCCTCGCTGGACATCATCAACGATCCCAGGGTCTACGTGAAGGCCCTCCAGGCGGCGAAGATGGCCGTGCCCTCGCAGGTCGTGCGCAACATCCCCTTCCGCTACGCCGCCGCGGCGATCACGTATAGCCTGCACGACCTGGTCGGCGGCCATCTCCCCGAGGCCCTTCGTGCCCCCCAGTTCGCGGCCGAGCGAGAGGCCATCGCCGCCCTCGAGAAGACGCTCTTCGAGTCCGACGCCGACGAGGTGAAGCCGGACCCGGCCGTCCTGGACAAGCTCCTGGCGGCCATCTACTCGGCCGAGGAGAAGGTCGCCGCCGCCTACCAGCGGGGCACCCGGCCGAGATTCGACGCCGATCGGTTCCTGAAGGCCGCGCACGGGCTCGTCGTGATGCTCAAGTCGCCCCAGTACGACGTGATCCTGGCCGGGCTGGACAAGCGCGAGAGCGTCCCCCTGGGCGAGCTGCTCAACTTCATGAAAGCGTTCAACCTCCGGTTCGGCGTGGCGAACACCGCCGGGGAGCGGACGTCGCTGAACACGCTCCATCCGATGCTCGTGACGCTCCGCGAGGAGATCCGCCCCGCCCTGGCGGCGGCCGGCCCGGCGCCGTCCACGGACCAGGCGATGGAGCGGTTCTTCTCCTCCCTCTCGTACGACGACCTCCAGAAGAAGGCGCCCAGGCCGAAATGAGCCGGGGGCGGCTCCTCCGCCGCGCGAATCGGACGCGCGGCGGACGCCCGCTACGCCGCGTTCGGGACCCGACCCGCACCTTCAGATCTGGTAGTTCAGCCGCTCCGCGTAGCCGTCATCGGGGCGGACGTCGCCCTCGCGGTAGCGGAGTCGGGGGTTCTCGATCGTCACGGTCGTGTGGGGTACGACGCTCCGCGTGATCCAGGCGGAGGAGCCGATCACCGAGTGGTGGCCGATGACCGTGTCCCCGCCGAGGATGGTGGCGTTCGCATAGATGACGACGTCGTGCTCGATGGTCGGATGCCGCTTGTTTCCCCGGACGACCTCGCCGGTGGACTCGTCTCGCGGGAAGCTGAGGGCCCCCAGGGTCACGCCCTGGTAGATCTTCACGCCGTCGCCGATTTCCGTCGTCTCGCCGATCACCACGCCGGTCCCGTGGTCGATGAACAGCCGCTGCCCGATCCGCGCGCCGGGATGGATGTCGATCCCCGTCTTGCCGTGAGCGTATTCGGTCATCATCCGGGGGATGAGCGGAACCCCCAGCCCGTGCAGCACGTGGGCGAGGCGGTAGACCGAGATCGCCGCCAGGCCCGGATAGCAGAAGACGATCTCGTCCAGGCTCCTGGCCGCGGGGTCCCCCTCGTAGGCCGCGTGGGCGTCCTCGCTCAGGACCCGGCGCAGCTCGGGGATCGTCTCCAGGAACCGGACCGCGATGTCCTGTGCCTTCGCCTCGAAGTCCGTCTCCAGCTCCTTGGCCCGGCAATTGTGGCGGAAGGCCCGGTCGATCTGCTGGGTCAGCCGATCATGGAGGCTGTCGATCAGGTCCCCGACGTGATAGGCGACGTTCCCCATGTGCAGGTTCTGCCGCCGTCCGTATCCCGGATAGATGATCTCGCGAAGGTCGCCCAGGATCTCCACCACCTCGCGGTAGCTGGGAAGGGGAGAATGTCCCAGGTGGTGGATCGCGCCGCATTCCTCGTACGTCCCGACGATACGCTCGGTGATCGCCGGCAGCAGTTCCTTAAGCCTGACGTCCGTGGCCATGGGCCCAGGTCCTTTCGAATCAGCCGCCGCGCGAGGTGCAAGCATTTCGGACGCGGAAACTCCGGCCTTTTCGGGCAAGCGTCGCACGGACTTGCCCAGACTGCCAACATCGTATCCCAGGAGTCTACCCCCGCGGAATGCCATCGTGGCGCCCGGGCGGAGACCCCTCATCGACCGTCGTCGCCACGCGATGCTAGAATGTCGCCGCGCGTGGCCGGAACAGGAACCGCCGCCCGGCTTGTGGAGGCAAGGCCCCGATGCTCCCCGGCCCCGTCTTCTTCCACGAGCTCCGCGCGGCCTCGCGCCGGAGGCGGACGTTCGTCATACGGACATCCATCGGGCTGCTGTTACTCTACCTTCTCATCTCCATCCTCGGCGGCGGTAGGTATGCCCGCGTCGCCTCGGATCGCGACCTCACGGCGGGCGAGCTGGCGGATCTGGGCGGCGAGCTCTTCGCCGCCGTGGCCCTCCTCGAGTTCCTGCTCATCGCGGTCCTGACGCCGGCCTACATGGCCGGCTCGATCGCCGAGGACCGCCAGCGGAAGGTCCTGCCCTACCTGCTGGCCAGCCCCCTCGGCGGGGCCGAGATCGTCCTCGGCAAGTTCGCCGCCCGGCTCATCAACCTGGTGACCCTCCTGCTGTCATGCCTTCCGATCGTGAGCATCGCGTCGTTCCTGGGCGGCGTGGACCCGGCCATGATCTGGGCCTCCGCCGGGGCGGCCCTGGCGATGCTGGTCCTGTTCGCCTCGATCTCGGTGTGCATCTCCCTCCACTGCGAACGTCCCCGCGACGCCATCGTGGCGACGTACGCGGCCGTGTTCTTCATGCTCTGGGGGCCTGTCCTCCTGTCCGCCCTCCTCCACAGCGGGACGCAGCTATCGGCGTGGTTGCGCTCGATCGATCCGGTCCCCGACTGGTTGATCCACCTGAGCCCCATGCTCCTCTTCGAGGGCCCCGCGGGCTTGCAGCGGGACTCGTCCGGCCCCCTGTTTCGGACCATGATCGCCCAGGCCGCCCTCGCCGTGCCGGTGCTCGCGTGGGCGACGTTCCGGCTCCGGCCCAGGGAGCGAGGGTCCAGGGTCGGGCGAATGAGGCGGTTCCTCGGACTGGGGGCCCGCCGCGAGGGGCCGTTCCGCCTGCTGCCCCGCCCGCGGATGGGCGACCGCCCCATGTTCTGGAAGGAATGCACCGGCTCCTCCGCGTCGTCCAGCCGCCTCCGGCTCGGGCTCATGGTCCTGCTCCGGGTGGCGGTCGCGGCGGGGCTGGCCTATGCCCTCCTCGTCCCCGGCGTGGGGGCGCTTCGGGAGACCCTCGAGTACGGCTACGGAGGCCCCGGCCTCTCGGGTGCCCGCGAGCTCTTGAACGCCACCGTCCGCGGTGCGGTCACCGCGCTCTACTGCCTGGCGGGCCTGATCATCTCGGCTTCCGCGGCCACCGCATTCACCGGGGAGCGTGAGCGGGACACCTGGATCAGCCTGATCGCGACGCCCCTGGAGCGCAGGGAGATCGTCCTCGCCAAGATCGCAGGAGCCTTCTGGAAGAGCCGCTGGCTCCTGGCCGGGCTCCTCACCGCACTGCTGGTCGGCCTGGCCTGCGGCTCGGTCCACCCGCTCGGCTTCCTCCTGGCCGTCGGCCTGACCGCCTTCTACCTCGCCTTTCCCGCGATCCTGGGCACGTATCTCTCCCTGCGACTCAAGACCTCGGCCGGGGCGATCGCCGCCACGCTCGGGATCGTCCTGTTCCTGAACTTCGGCTACCTCTTCTGCTGCATACCCGTCGCGCACGGCGGAAGTGAGGTGTTCCTCGCGGGCGTCACCCCCCTCTTCGTCGGCGAGGCTCCTTGCTCGTACGCGGACCTGAACTATGCCTTTCACCTCCACGGGGAGTGGGGCGTGAGGCTCCTCGGCGCACTCATCCTCAGCGTGGGATTCTATGGGGTCACCTCGGGCGTAATCTTCGTGACCTGCCT from Aquisphaera giovannonii includes these protein-coding regions:
- a CDS encoding ABC transporter permease subunit: MLPGPVFFHELRAASRRRRTFVIRTSIGLLLLYLLISILGGGRYARVASDRDLTAGELADLGGELFAAVALLEFLLIAVLTPAYMAGSIAEDRQRKVLPYLLASPLGGAEIVLGKFAARLINLVTLLLSCLPIVSIASFLGGVDPAMIWASAGAALAMLVLFASISVCISLHCERPRDAIVATYAAVFFMLWGPVLLSALLHSGTQLSAWLRSIDPVPDWLIHLSPMLLFEGPAGLQRDSSGPLFRTMIAQAALAVPVLAWATFRLRPRERGSRVGRMRRFLGLGARREGPFRLLPRPRMGDRPMFWKECTGSSASSSRLRLGLMVLLRVAVAAGLAYALLVPGVGALRETLEYGYGGPGLSGARELLNATVRGAVTALYCLAGLIISASAATAFTGERERDTWISLIATPLERREIVLAKIAGAFWKSRWLLAGLLTALLVGLACGSVHPLGFLLAVGLTAFYLAFPAILGTYLSLRLKTSAGAIAATLGIVLFLNFGYLFCCIPVAHGGSEVFLAGVTPLFVGEAPCSYADLNYAFHLHGEWGVRLLGALILSVGFYGVTSGVIFVTCLEEFDSQVGRPRRSFVHPLERPNPAGIQFVDEAPEPGEVVFLPEDREADRSSRDA
- the epsC gene encoding serine O-acetyltransferase EpsC, which encodes MATDVRLKELLPAITERIVGTYEECGAIHHLGHSPLPSYREVVEILGDLREIIYPGYGRRQNLHMGNVAYHVGDLIDSLHDRLTQQIDRAFRHNCRAKELETDFEAKAQDIAVRFLETIPELRRVLSEDAHAAYEGDPAARSLDEIVFCYPGLAAISVYRLAHVLHGLGVPLIPRMMTEYAHGKTGIDIHPGARIGQRLFIDHGTGVVIGETTEIGDGVKIYQGVTLGALSFPRDESTGEVVRGNKRHPTIEHDVVIYANATILGGDTVIGHHSVIGSSAWITRSVVPHTTVTIENPRLRYREGDVRPDDGYAERLNYQI
- the treZ gene encoding malto-oligosyltrehalose trehalohydrolase, coding for MAGSSADGSSSNATLPPVPRRLPIGAEVQGGGAVHFRVWAPLRSKVEVVLDGSQGSEVGLTPEPDGYHSGLVPHATAGTRYRYRLDGGDCCPDPASRFQPDGPHGPSEVVDPGAFAWRDESWPGLRLEGQVLYELHIGTFTDEGTWAAAAGQLPRLKELGITAVEVMPVAEFAGKFGWGYDGVSLFAPYRGYGSPDDMRRFVDRAHGLGLGVLLDVVYNHFGPDGDYHDSYSGTYVHSDRGPTGWGKALNFDGEGSAPVREFFVSNAGYWIDEFHLDGLRLDAVQAIHDTSKLHVVTELTRHARAAAGRRTILVVAEDERQKVSLVKPVEKGGNGLDAVWNDDFHHASRVALTGHAEAYYCDYRGTPQELISAVKWGYLFQGQLCKWQQKLRGTPTYGIDAARFITYLENHDQVANSATGARIKELTSPGRYRAMVTLWLLAPQTPMLFQGQELGSSRPFLYFCDHNPELREIVRKGRQEELSGFRSTTHPAMLGKLPDPSTSFEASRLDPPGDYRSHPAFLLFQDLLTLRREDPIFRSQCSRKLEGAVLGPEAFALRLWGDDPAAGDEDCRLILVNLGRDLYPASNSEPLLAPPEDHEWELLCFSEDPRYGGAGMPPLDAASPWRLAGHGAVVLAPRASTPRPDLYEMAAVEAEDFDIHPQIRRARSARRDEPDGPNKS
- the glgX gene encoding glycogen debranching protein GlgX, whose product is MRIWPGKPFPLGATWDGAGVNFSIFAENATKVELCLLDGPDATKESACYTLTEQTAQVWHSYFPDILPGQLYGYRIHGPYEPQNGHRFNPHKLLLDPYAKAIGRDLKWDDSLFGYTLNSPEADLTFDERDSTPFAPVGAVVDTAFTWGDDRPPLTPWHKTLIYEVHVKGFTKLMPGVPEKARGTYSGLASEAAVQHLRDLGVTAVELLPVHYHVDDRFLTDKGRVNYWGYNTLGFFAPDPRYAVDPSPEATIREFKMMVRSLHAAGIEVILDVVYNHTAEGNERGPTLSFRGVDNASLYRLSPDPRYYMDFTGCGNTFNMQNPQVLQMIMDSLRYWVVEMHVDGFRFDLASTLARELYEVDRLGAFFDIIHQDPILSQVKLIAEPWDVGPGGYQVGSFPVLWTEWNGKYRDNVRRFWKGDGGTVSEFATRLSGSSDLYLHNGRAPYASINFITCHDGFTLEDLVSYNEKHNEANGEENRDGSSSNDSWNCGVEGPTDDPAILDLRDRQKRNLMATLLLSQGVPMLLAGDEIGHTQQGNNNAYCQDNEITWLNWELDDRQKSFLEFTKKVCQVFREHPVFQRRHFFQGRALRGTDIKDISFLEPSGKEMSDEAWNAGYVKSMGVRLAGDLIADVDERGEKVIDDTALILLNAHHEPIKFQLPETTENQVWECVLDTATANCEPRVLAAGDELELRDRSMSVFFTRRKSEAQPLVRTEDEAVRREARTPVPPVPSHKPHVRTSV
- the treY gene encoding malto-oligosyltrehalose synthase, with amino-acid sequence MATVTDPPSSDRTPPPAPQGADAPPAPDHTAYSRELYRAALEEIRRRRSLPDATYRMQLHAGFTFRQAEEIVPYLAELGISDAYASPYLKAAPGSTHGYDITDHEQLNPEIGTQAEHDAWLDSLGRHGIGLILDVVPNHMGILGNENPWWNDVLENGQASIHAQDFDIDWAAPTRPENRGRVLLPFLGDVYGVTLEKGELVVGRDGGAFHVQYMEHRYPLDPRSYAAILEPAVGPVSTALGEDAEPVVELKSILTALRNLPEHTETSPGKVAERRREKEVVKRRLATLLESQPVVVGAIDESLRVLNGTPGEPRSFDALDALLSVQPYRLAFWRVASDEINYRRFFDINTLVALRTDREEVMRATHRMVFDIVTRKGATGLRIDHPDGLLDPQRYLERLQQAFVLMTARRLHLDGPRSSEVTWDELRPYLYDIVRPAPVASINDPRLYVVVEKILGSDEPFPEDWVSHGTSGYDALNRINDLYVDLSNSGEFARRYQEWIEDTTPYRELVRQKKYLILEHSLASELHVLSYQLERIALRDRRSRDFTQTVLRHALREVIASFPVYRSYITARKVHDYDKDLVDRAVRSARRRNPVISRSVFDFLRDVLLGRVGAADEVPESEFAPADFAGKFQQVTAPVMAKGLEDTTFYVYNRLLSLNEVGGEPNRFGSSVDSLHRWNQERASRFPHSMTPLATHDTKRSGDVRARINVLSEVPSLWFEALARWSDLNRKHRTLIEDHEAPDHNEEYFFYQNLLGAWPMEGLTPENTASFVERVRGFMQKAIHEAKVHSSWQNPNPDYDQAVDQFVAKVIDPSQNAEFLDDFAELRDLVRRHGMINSLSQTLLKLAMPGVPDTYQGTELWDLSLVDPDNRRPVDYALRARLLRELIAAHDDPQVGPGRLVRDLTSNMVDGRIKLYLHWRALRARREQPDLFTTGEYRGLNPRGANQQSLFAFVRASGDRRAVVAVPRLTTRLCGGHLPLGAESWGDTEVQLEGMGSVTSLRNVFTGETFPIAPEGGTVLKAADLLASFPVALLVG